A genomic stretch from Paraburkholderia dioscoreae includes:
- a CDS encoding ABC transporter permease encodes MNESVSPLTSERQASPPQKSRLRRIARALLQGDRPYALYGAFAILLVVFSFASPWFLSIDNFLNIGRQTALVSIIAIGMTFVIIARQIDLSVGSTLALSGMSAALAMTYLGNNWVIGALAGIGTGAIVGAINGIVTTRVNIPSFLVTLGTLSAARGLALMVTTTKPVIIDNDSFIAIFGEGDIFGVPVPIIWTVLAVIAGILLLHYSVFGRQIYAAGGNPTAALYSGINTRRVTTLAFILTGMLAGLAALVLSARSHAARPDVVQGMELDVIASVTLGGCSLFGGRGFVLGTLLGSLIIGTLNNGLVLLGVSSSLQLVIKGVIIVAAVAFTRK; translated from the coding sequence ATGAACGAATCCGTCTCGCCGCTGACGTCCGAACGGCAGGCCTCGCCGCCGCAGAAAAGCCGGTTGCGGCGCATCGCCCGCGCCCTGCTGCAAGGCGACCGCCCCTATGCGCTTTATGGCGCGTTCGCGATTCTGCTGGTGGTGTTCAGCTTCGCGTCGCCGTGGTTTCTATCCATCGACAACTTCCTGAATATCGGCCGGCAAACCGCGCTCGTCTCGATCATCGCGATCGGCATGACCTTCGTGATCATTGCGCGACAGATCGATCTGTCGGTGGGCTCGACGTTGGCACTCTCGGGCATGTCCGCGGCGCTGGCCATGACGTATCTGGGCAACAACTGGGTCATCGGCGCGCTTGCGGGTATCGGCACCGGCGCGATAGTCGGCGCGATCAATGGGATCGTGACCACCCGCGTCAACATTCCTTCGTTTCTCGTCACGCTCGGCACACTGAGCGCCGCGCGCGGACTCGCGCTGATGGTCACGACCACCAAGCCCGTGATCATCGACAACGACTCGTTCATCGCGATCTTCGGCGAGGGCGATATTTTCGGCGTGCCCGTGCCGATCATCTGGACGGTGCTCGCCGTGATCGCCGGCATTCTGCTGCTGCACTACAGCGTGTTCGGCAGGCAGATCTATGCGGCGGGCGGCAATCCGACCGCGGCGCTGTACTCGGGCATCAACACGCGGCGCGTGACCACCCTCGCCTTCATTCTCACGGGCATGCTGGCCGGGCTCGCCGCGCTCGTGCTGTCGGCGCGCTCGCATGCGGCGCGGCCCGACGTCGTGCAAGGCATGGAGCTGGATGTGATCGCCTCCGTCACGCTCGGCGGCTGCAGTCTGTTCGGCGGCCGCGGCTTCGTGCTGGGGACGCTGCTCGGCAGTCTGATCATCGGCACGCTCAATAACGGGCTGGTGCTGCTCGGCGTCAGTTCGTCGCTTCAGTTGGTGATCAAAGGCGTGATCATCGTCGCGGCGGTCGCTTTTACGAGGAAATAG
- a CDS encoding substrate-binding domain-containing protein, giving the protein MKQHRGTRTALAGVMAAAAVACLASSGAYAQCVTSLPAGSIGPKTIVGQGPNGEKAASVDAVKLTDADIAKIKAGKFKVGISMQTMNLDWSQLQVQGITDTLKKYGVEVIGTASAEYQVDKQIADIENTIQRHPDGIISIPVDGTATAATYKKVSAAGIKLVFMDNVPTGLKHPEQYAAMISADSEGNGQIAAKVLASCVPQGATVGLVNFGVDYFSTTERTKAVNDWLKKNRPDIKIKQVAFTDPSKVGQIAGDFLTGNPDVKGLFAVWDQPALDTLTSMRAQGVTIPVTTVDLGLQSAIEIAKGGPLKATGSQRPYDQGVAEALAMMKALIGQTPPAWIGVQSLPVVQSNVLESYKTVFKKDPPPQLADACKKAKPACG; this is encoded by the coding sequence ATGAAACAGCATCGTGGTACGAGAACAGCGTTAGCCGGTGTCATGGCGGCGGCCGCCGTCGCATGCCTGGCTTCGTCGGGTGCTTACGCGCAATGCGTGACCAGCCTGCCGGCGGGATCGATCGGTCCGAAGACGATTGTCGGGCAAGGGCCGAACGGCGAAAAAGCCGCCTCGGTGGATGCCGTGAAGCTGACCGACGCCGACATCGCCAAAATCAAAGCCGGCAAATTCAAGGTCGGCATTTCCATGCAGACCATGAATCTCGACTGGTCGCAACTGCAGGTGCAAGGCATTACCGATACGCTGAAGAAGTACGGCGTGGAAGTGATCGGCACGGCATCGGCTGAATACCAGGTCGACAAGCAGATCGCCGATATCGAGAACACGATCCAGCGTCATCCGGACGGCATCATCTCGATTCCGGTCGACGGCACGGCAACGGCCGCCACCTACAAGAAAGTGTCGGCGGCCGGCATCAAGCTCGTGTTCATGGACAACGTGCCGACCGGCCTGAAGCATCCGGAACAATACGCCGCGATGATTTCGGCGGACAGCGAAGGCAACGGCCAGATCGCGGCGAAAGTGCTAGCCTCGTGCGTGCCGCAAGGCGCGACCGTCGGGCTCGTGAATTTCGGCGTGGATTACTTCAGCACGACGGAGCGCACCAAGGCCGTCAACGACTGGCTGAAGAAGAATCGCCCGGACATCAAGATCAAACAGGTTGCCTTCACGGACCCGTCGAAAGTCGGGCAGATCGCGGGCGATTTCCTCACCGGCAATCCGGACGTGAAGGGTCTATTCGCCGTATGGGATCAACCGGCGCTGGACACGCTCACTTCGATGCGCGCACAAGGCGTGACGATTCCCGTGACGACGGTCGACCTCGGCCTGCAATCCGCGATCGAAATCGCCAAGGGCGGGCCGCTGAAGGCCACCGGCTCGCAGCGTCCGTACGACCAGGGCGTCGCCGAGGCGCTGGCGATGATGAAAGCGCTCATCGGCCAGACGCCGCCGGCGTGGATCGGCGTGCAGTCCTTGCCGGTGGTTCAGTCGAACGTGCTCGAGTCTTATAAGACGGTGTTCAAGAAAGACCCGCCGCCGCAGCTTGCCGATGCCTGCAAGAAAGCCAAGCCGGCTTGCGGTTGA
- a CDS encoding DUF4148 domain-containing protein — protein sequence MKLLGAIAVTALSLTFGANAFAQTSTSGLTRAEVMAQLQQAQAEGIVPTHDNDYPPTAAEVARNRELYALEHGTQDAGAVRTAGTPAPAL from the coding sequence ATGAAATTGCTTGGCGCTATTGCCGTTACCGCACTCAGTCTGACGTTCGGCGCCAATGCCTTTGCGCAAACCAGCACGTCAGGGCTGACGCGCGCGGAGGTCATGGCTCAGTTGCAGCAGGCACAGGCCGAAGGCATCGTGCCGACACACGACAACGACTATCCGCCGACGGCAGCCGAAGTGGCGCGCAATCGCGAACTCTATGCGCTGGAGCACGGCACGCAGGATGCCGGCGCGGTTCGCACGGCGGGGACGCCGGCGCCGGCGCTATGA
- a CDS encoding efflux RND transporter permease subunit has protein sequence MWIVRLALRRPYTFVVLAVLIFIAGPLAILRTPTDIFPNINIPVVSIVWTYNGFSAQDMANRITSNYERALTSDVDDIEHIESQSLNGVSVVKIFFHPGADINRAIAEAASNSASILRVLPPGTLPPNIITYNASTVPILQLGLSSNTLSEQQLYDLGNSQIRTQLATVQGASVPLPFGGKVRQIMVDIDPRALQAKGLAPLDVVNAVNAQNLILPGGTAKIGTKEYNVQMNGSTDTVAALNDLPIKTVAGGVVYVRDVAHVRDGYAPQTNIVRSDGKRAALLTIEKSGSTSTLTIIQQVKSMLPHIAAGLPSALHITALSDQSVFVKSAVVGVAREALIAAALTAVMILLFLGSWRATLIIAVSIPLAVLTSLIALSALGQTINIMTLGGLALAVGILVDDATVAIENITHHLENGEPLYDAILNGSGEIAVPTFVSTLSICIVFVPMFLLSGVARYLFVPLAEAVVFAMIASYFFSRTLVPTLAMYLMRARSNAPVTGNGPIARLIRFQAGFEHRFELLRERYRGVLAAAIASPRRFIAIFLLLCLGSLALVPFAGRDFFPAVDTGEIRLHLRAPTGTRIEDTASITDQVEARVRDVIPKQQLAAILDNIGVPVSGINLTYDSSDPIGPEDADVMITLAPKHKPTAQYVATLRTTLTKDFPGVTFAFLPADIVSQILNFGLPAPIDIQIVGNKFDANRAVANRLLAQLRGVRGLVDARIQQPGDAPAINVNVDRTRAIQAGLLQRDVSQNLLIALSGSSQTSPNFWLDPHNGVSYPLMAMMPQYDINSLQALANIPVAQKGGATSPAAAASFSASGAGPAPQNLLGALSTLTRGTQQAVVSHYNVQPVLDIFASVQGRDLGGVAADVNRLVEQIRPQLPPGASIVVRGQVQAMHDSFSGLASGLVFAIGLVYLLMVVNFQSWLDPFIIISGLPGSLAGIAWMLFSTGTRLSVPALTGTILCIGIATANSILVINTAREAHQAGQPPLAAALEAGFSRFRPVLMTALAMLIGMLPMALGLGDGGEQNAPLGRAVIGGLALGTMSTLLFVPVVYGMVHAWLDKRRAARSEKAESAVPARTL, from the coding sequence ATGTGGATCGTCAGGCTCGCGCTGCGCCGCCCTTATACCTTCGTGGTCCTCGCCGTGCTGATTTTTATCGCCGGCCCGCTCGCGATACTGCGCACACCGACCGATATTTTTCCGAACATCAATATCCCGGTGGTCAGCATTGTCTGGACCTATAATGGCTTCTCCGCCCAGGACATGGCCAATCGCATCACGTCCAACTACGAGCGCGCGCTGACCTCGGACGTCGACGATATCGAGCATATCGAGTCGCAATCGCTGAACGGCGTCTCTGTAGTGAAGATCTTTTTCCATCCGGGCGCGGATATCAATCGGGCGATTGCCGAAGCGGCGTCCAATTCGGCGTCGATCCTGCGCGTGCTGCCGCCCGGCACGTTGCCGCCGAACATCATTACGTATAACGCGTCGACGGTGCCGATCCTGCAGCTTGGCCTGTCCAGCAACACGCTCTCGGAACAGCAGCTCTACGACCTCGGCAACAGCCAGATCCGCACGCAACTGGCAACGGTGCAAGGCGCGTCGGTGCCGCTGCCGTTCGGCGGCAAGGTCCGCCAGATCATGGTGGATATCGATCCGCGCGCCTTGCAGGCCAAAGGCCTCGCGCCGCTCGACGTGGTCAACGCCGTCAACGCGCAGAACCTGATCCTGCCGGGCGGCACGGCGAAGATCGGCACGAAGGAATACAACGTGCAGATGAACGGCAGCACCGACACCGTGGCGGCGCTCAACGATCTGCCGATCAAGACCGTGGCCGGCGGCGTGGTCTATGTGCGCGACGTCGCTCACGTGCGCGACGGCTATGCGCCGCAGACCAACATCGTGCGCAGCGACGGCAAACGCGCCGCGCTCCTCACCATCGAAAAATCCGGCAGTACGTCGACGCTCACCATCATCCAGCAGGTCAAGTCGATGCTGCCGCATATCGCCGCCGGCCTGCCGAGCGCGCTGCACATCACCGCGCTCTCGGACCAGTCCGTGTTCGTGAAGTCGGCGGTGGTGGGCGTGGCGCGCGAGGCCTTGATCGCCGCCGCTCTCACCGCCGTGATGATCCTGCTGTTTCTCGGCAGCTGGCGCGCCACGCTGATCATCGCGGTGTCGATTCCGCTCGCCGTGCTGACCTCGCTGATCGCGCTGTCCGCGCTCGGGCAGACCATCAACATCATGACGCTCGGCGGCCTCGCGCTCGCGGTGGGGATTCTCGTCGACGACGCCACGGTCGCAATCGAAAACATCACGCACCATCTGGAGAACGGCGAGCCGCTATACGACGCGATCCTGAACGGCTCGGGCGAAATCGCCGTGCCGACGTTCGTCTCGACCCTGTCGATCTGTATCGTGTTCGTGCCGATGTTCCTGCTCTCAGGCGTGGCGCGCTATCTGTTCGTACCGCTCGCGGAAGCGGTGGTGTTCGCGATGATCGCGTCGTACTTCTTCTCGCGCACGCTGGTGCCGACGCTCGCCATGTACCTGATGCGCGCGCGCAGCAATGCGCCCGTCACCGGCAACGGCCCGATTGCGCGGCTGATCCGCTTTCAGGCCGGGTTCGAGCACCGTTTCGAATTGCTGCGCGAACGCTATCGCGGCGTGCTCGCCGCGGCGATCGCGAGTCCGCGGCGCTTTATCGCGATCTTTCTGCTGCTTTGCCTCGGCTCGCTCGCGCTGGTGCCGTTTGCGGGGCGCGACTTCTTCCCGGCCGTGGATACCGGCGAGATCCGCCTGCATCTGCGTGCGCCGACCGGCACGCGGATCGAGGACACCGCGAGCATCACCGACCAGGTCGAAGCGCGTGTGCGCGACGTGATTCCGAAGCAGCAGCTCGCGGCGATTCTGGACAACATCGGCGTGCCGGTGAGCGGTATCAATCTGACCTACGACTCGTCGGATCCGATCGGCCCCGAAGATGCCGACGTGATGATCACGCTCGCGCCGAAACACAAGCCGACCGCGCAATACGTGGCGACGCTGCGCACCACGCTCACCAAAGATTTCCCCGGCGTGACGTTCGCCTTCCTGCCCGCGGATATCGTCAGCCAGATTCTCAACTTCGGCCTGCCCGCGCCGATCGACATCCAGATTGTCGGCAACAAGTTCGACGCCAACCGCGCTGTGGCGAACCGCCTGCTCGCGCAACTGCGCGGCGTGCGCGGCCTCGTCGACGCGCGCATCCAGCAGCCCGGCGACGCGCCCGCGATCAACGTCAACGTGGATCGCACCCGCGCGATTCAGGCCGGCCTGCTGCAACGCGACGTGTCGCAGAACCTGCTGATCGCGCTGTCCGGCAGTTCGCAGACCTCGCCGAACTTCTGGCTCGACCCGCACAACGGCGTGAGCTATCCGCTCATGGCGATGATGCCGCAGTACGACATCAACTCACTGCAAGCGCTCGCCAATATTCCGGTCGCGCAGAAAGGCGGCGCGACGTCGCCCGCGGCGGCAGCCTCGTTCTCGGCGAGCGGCGCGGGCCCCGCGCCGCAAAACCTGCTCGGCGCCTTGAGCACGCTGACACGCGGCACGCAGCAAGCCGTGGTCTCGCACTACAACGTGCAGCCGGTGCTCGATATTTTCGCGTCGGTGCAAGGGCGCGATCTCGGCGGCGTGGCGGCGGACGTGAACCGGCTCGTCGAGCAGATCCGGCCGCAACTGCCGCCGGGCGCGTCCATCGTGGTACGCGGCCAGGTGCAGGCCATGCACGATTCGTTCAGCGGCCTCGCAAGCGGCCTCGTGTTCGCCATCGGCCTCGTCTATCTGCTGATGGTCGTCAATTTCCAGTCGTGGCTCGACCCGTTCATCATCATCAGCGGCTTGCCGGGTTCGCTCGCGGGGATTGCGTGGATGCTGTTCAGCACCGGCACCCGCCTGAGCGTGCCGGCGCTCACCGGCACGATTCTGTGTATCGGCATTGCCACGGCGAACAGCATTCTCGTCATCAACACCGCCCGCGAAGCCCACCAGGCCGGCCAGCCGCCGCTCGCGGCCGCGCTCGAAGCCGGCTTCAGCCGCTTCCGTCCAGTGCTGATGACCGCGCTCGCCATGCTGATCGGCATGCTGCCGATGGCGCTCGGCCTCGGCGACGGCGGCGAACAGAACGCGCCGCTCGGCCGCGCCGTGATCGGCGGCCTCGCGCTCGGCACGATGTCGACCTTGCTGTTCGTCCCGGTCGTCTACGGGATGGTGCATGCGTGGCTCGACAAGCGCCGCGCGGCACGCAGCGAAAAAGCCGAATCCGCCGTCCCCGCCCGCACCCTTTGA
- a CDS encoding efflux RND transporter periplasmic adaptor subunit, with protein sequence MNDSSLQPGLGEQPPKAVKTTHTAHAGAAHPAPEPDPHAKPRRRLWPFALGGLAVALLIAGIVPRLHASAALTEQTQAQSMLVVSVVKPRPAPSVNELLLPGSVMPFAEASIYARTSGYLAHWNTDIGTQVKSGQVLATIEAPDLDAQLRQARADEATAQANFDYAKTTAQRWEDMLKTQSVAQQDADAKVSDMEARRAMLASAQANVAHLAELVSYEKITAPFDGVITARNVDVGALVTAGGTPGTAGMSGELFHIQQNGVLRVFVDVPQNDAPYVTPATGVYLSAQQYPGRRIPAKVARSTGSIDPSSRTLRVEVDVDNKDGALMPGAYTQVHLQLQSATPALDVPVSALLFRPDGVTVAVVDSNGRAVLKTVHIGRDFGTHVEITTGLAATDRVIDNPSDSLSTGQMVQIMPAMHG encoded by the coding sequence ATGAACGATTCATCACTTCAGCCGGGGCTTGGTGAGCAGCCACCCAAGGCCGTGAAAACCACCCACACCGCTCACGCCGGCGCCGCTCACCCCGCGCCCGAGCCCGACCCACACGCGAAACCGCGCCGCCGTCTGTGGCCGTTCGCACTGGGCGGCCTCGCCGTGGCGCTGCTGATCGCCGGCATCGTGCCGCGCCTTCATGCCAGCGCCGCGCTCACCGAGCAAACACAAGCGCAAAGCATGCTCGTCGTGTCGGTGGTCAAGCCGCGCCCCGCGCCGAGCGTGAATGAACTGCTGCTGCCCGGCTCCGTGATGCCGTTCGCCGAAGCCTCGATCTACGCGCGCACGAGCGGCTATCTCGCGCACTGGAACACCGACATCGGCACGCAGGTGAAAAGCGGGCAGGTTCTCGCGACGATCGAAGCGCCCGATCTGGACGCGCAACTGCGCCAGGCCCGCGCCGACGAAGCCACCGCGCAGGCCAATTTCGACTACGCGAAGACCACCGCGCAGCGCTGGGAGGACATGCTGAAGACCCAGTCGGTCGCGCAGCAGGACGCCGACGCCAAGGTCAGCGACATGGAAGCGCGCCGCGCAATGCTGGCGTCGGCGCAGGCCAATGTCGCACATCTGGCCGAACTGGTCTCGTACGAGAAAATCACCGCGCCGTTCGACGGCGTGATCACCGCACGCAACGTGGACGTCGGCGCACTGGTGACGGCGGGCGGCACGCCCGGCACCGCGGGCATGTCGGGCGAGCTGTTCCATATCCAGCAGAACGGCGTGCTGCGAGTGTTCGTCGACGTGCCGCAGAACGACGCGCCTTACGTCACGCCGGCCACCGGCGTCTATCTGAGCGCCCAGCAGTATCCGGGCCGCCGCATCCCCGCGAAGGTGGCGCGCAGCACCGGCTCGATCGATCCGTCGAGCCGCACGCTGCGCGTCGAGGTGGACGTCGACAACAAGGACGGCGCGCTGATGCCCGGCGCTTACACGCAGGTGCATCTGCAGCTGCAATCGGCCACGCCGGCGCTCGACGTGCCCGTCAGCGCCCTGCTGTTCCGGCCGGACGGCGTGACGGTCGCGGTGGTGGACAGCAATGGCCGCGCGGTGCTGAAGACCGTGCATATCGGCCGCGATTTCGGCACGCACGTGGAAATCACGACGGGACTCGCCGCCACCGACCGCGTGATCGACAACCCGAGCGATTCGCTGAGCACCGGCCAGATGGTTCAGATCATGCCGGCCATGCACGGCTGA
- a CDS encoding efflux transporter outer membrane subunit has translation MFSLSLSRPLPRRALAATLIGALLSACSTLPPYQRPSAEIPAHYAGAAPGWAQAAPGDAAPRGPWWTIFNDPVLDQLEARIDISNQTVRKAVAQVQQARSMVDYQRAGFFPTITAGVAQDRYRTSQNVEGKSLAGKTVPDYSAGVAASWEPDLFGRVRDSVNGAQADAQASEADLEGVRLAMSADLAIDYFSLRSLDTQKKLLDDSVSAYAVALKLLQQQLKNGAIDASAVAQATTQLEATRTQDTDIDVTRSQMQHAIATLIGEPASNFTLPPNGSAVTPPAIPPGLPSQLLERRPDIAAAERRVASANAQIGVAHAAFFPDLVLSASAGLESSFFAPWLSAPSLFWSLGPQLAGTLFDGGKRKASLHGATAQYDGAVADYRQSVLVAFQQVEDNLSALHSLADEAVSQQRATTAADLSLQLTTNRFNAGAVSYLDVVTAQTIALSNQRIADQIAARQLESSVLLLEALGGTWGNGSRSAAGAA, from the coding sequence ATGTTCTCCCTGTCTCTTTCACGACCGCTGCCGCGCCGCGCGCTGGCGGCCACGCTGATCGGCGCGCTGCTCAGCGCGTGCTCGACCCTGCCGCCCTATCAGCGCCCGAGCGCCGAGATCCCCGCGCACTACGCGGGCGCCGCGCCCGGCTGGGCGCAAGCCGCGCCAGGCGACGCCGCACCGCGCGGCCCCTGGTGGACGATCTTCAACGATCCGGTGCTCGATCAGCTCGAAGCGCGCATCGACATATCGAACCAGACCGTGCGCAAAGCGGTCGCGCAGGTTCAGCAAGCGCGCTCGATGGTGGACTATCAGCGCGCCGGCTTCTTCCCGACGATCACCGCCGGTGTCGCGCAGGACCGTTACCGGACCTCGCAGAACGTCGAAGGAAAGTCGCTCGCGGGCAAGACCGTGCCGGATTATTCCGCGGGCGTGGCGGCGAGCTGGGAGCCGGATCTGTTCGGTCGGGTGCGCGACAGTGTGAACGGTGCGCAGGCCGACGCTCAGGCGAGCGAAGCGGACCTCGAAGGCGTGCGCCTCGCGATGAGCGCGGATCTGGCCATCGACTATTTCTCGCTGCGCTCGCTCGACACGCAAAAGAAGCTGCTCGACGACAGCGTGAGCGCCTACGCCGTCGCGCTGAAGCTCCTGCAGCAGCAGTTGAAAAACGGCGCGATCGACGCCTCCGCCGTGGCGCAGGCCACGACGCAACTCGAAGCGACGCGCACCCAGGACACCGACATCGACGTGACACGCTCGCAGATGCAGCACGCGATCGCCACGTTGATCGGCGAGCCGGCTTCGAACTTCACGCTGCCGCCGAACGGCTCCGCTGTGACGCCGCCCGCGATTCCGCCCGGCTTGCCGTCGCAACTGCTGGAACGGCGCCCCGATATCGCCGCCGCTGAACGGCGCGTGGCGTCGGCGAACGCGCAGATCGGCGTGGCGCATGCGGCGTTTTTTCCGGACCTCGTGCTGTCCGCGAGCGCCGGGCTCGAAAGCTCGTTCTTCGCCCCGTGGCTAAGCGCGCCGAGCCTGTTCTGGTCGCTCGGGCCGCAACTGGCCGGCACGCTGTTCGACGGCGGCAAACGCAAGGCCAGCCTGCACGGCGCCACCGCGCAATACGACGGCGCCGTGGCGGATTATCGTCAGTCGGTGCTGGTGGCGTTCCAGCAGGTCGAAGACAACCTCTCCGCGCTGCACTCCCTCGCCGACGAAGCCGTCAGCCAGCAGCGCGCCACCACCGCCGCGGATCTGTCGTTGCAGCTCACCACGAACCGTTTCAACGCCGGCGCAGTCAGCTATCTCGACGTGGTCACGGCGCAGACGATCGCGCTTTCGAACCAGCGGATCGCGGATCAGATCGCCGCGCGGCAGTTGGAGTCGAGTGTGCTGCTGCTGGAGGCGTTGGGCGGGACGTGGGGCAATGGAAGCAGGAGCGCGGCGGGTGCGGCTTAG
- a CDS encoding heavy metal sensor histidine kinase, with translation MRGRSLAATLALAFGATTLAVFVLVGSFLYLALEKQIKAQDNLDIVLAARHARRLAEELDTAQGIRDHSERLTSIVLGNEAMSMEVFDPDGARAIEHNIAGVLAAPDAASGAATLAALPPLTRVAATERITEADIGDWTGRNGAPIRGILTDARLRDGDTASVLVARNMSDRWLLLDRYRDKLNLAGVAGVLLAVLLGYLLIRAALRPLRDIAASAGLVTVNRLHTRIAVARVPSELETLVAALNAMLERVEHGFQRLSRFTADLAHDMRTPLSNMRGAAEVALARPRSVDEYESVLASNLEECDRLSKMIENVLFLARAEHPQFVKHMRAFDVGQELAHIADYFEGIAEDANVRVRVSGAAGLTADLELFRRAVSNLLANAIRYTPPGGEIALDASESADAVRVTVENQGQPIPAEHIERIFDRFYRVDPSRSALPSAGLSQGSSGSTGLGLAIVRTIMELHGGSVHAQSDARSTRFVLTFRRSA, from the coding sequence ATGCGCGGCCGCTCGCTCGCCGCGACGCTCGCGCTGGCGTTCGGCGCCACGACGCTGGCGGTTTTCGTGCTGGTCGGCAGTTTTCTGTATCTCGCGCTCGAAAAGCAGATCAAGGCGCAGGACAATCTCGACATCGTGCTCGCCGCGCGTCATGCACGGCGGCTCGCCGAGGAACTGGACACGGCGCAGGGCATTCGCGACCACAGTGAGCGCTTGACCAGCATCGTGCTGGGCAACGAAGCCATGTCGATGGAAGTGTTCGATCCCGACGGCGCGCGGGCGATCGAACACAACATCGCCGGCGTGCTCGCGGCGCCGGATGCGGCGAGCGGCGCCGCAACGCTGGCGGCGTTGCCGCCGCTCACGCGAGTGGCGGCAACCGAGCGCATTACGGAAGCCGATATCGGCGATTGGACCGGCCGCAACGGCGCGCCGATCCGCGGCATTCTCACCGACGCGCGGCTGCGCGACGGCGACACGGCAAGCGTGCTGGTGGCGCGCAACATGAGCGACCGCTGGCTCCTGCTGGACCGTTACCGCGACAAGCTCAACCTGGCGGGCGTGGCCGGCGTGCTGCTGGCCGTGCTGCTCGGCTACCTGCTGATTCGTGCCGCGCTGCGGCCGTTGCGCGATATCGCGGCGAGCGCGGGCCTCGTCACAGTGAATCGCCTGCATACGCGAATCGCGGTGGCGCGCGTGCCGAGCGAACTCGAAACGCTGGTGGCCGCGCTGAACGCGATGCTCGAGCGCGTCGAGCACGGTTTTCAGCGTCTGTCACGTTTCACCGCCGACCTTGCACACGACATGCGCACGCCGCTCAGCAACATGCGCGGCGCCGCTGAAGTCGCGCTGGCGCGGCCGCGTTCCGTCGACGAATACGAATCGGTGCTCGCGTCGAATCTGGAAGAGTGCGACCGGCTCTCGAAGATGATCGAGAACGTGCTGTTTCTGGCGCGCGCCGAGCATCCGCAGTTCGTCAAGCATATGCGTGCGTTCGATGTGGGGCAGGAGTTGGCGCATATCGCCGACTACTTCGAAGGGATTGCCGAGGACGCGAATGTGCGCGTGCGCGTCAGCGGCGCGGCCGGTCTGACCGCGGATCTCGAACTGTTCCGCCGCGCCGTGAGCAATCTGCTTGCCAACGCCATTCGCTATACGCCGCCGGGCGGCGAGATCGCGCTGGACGCTAGCGAGTCGGCCGACGCAGTGCGCGTGACCGTGGAGAACCAGGGGCAGCCGATTCCGGCCGAGCACATCGAACGGATTTTCGACCGCTTCTACCGGGTCGATCCGTCGCGCAGTGCGCTGCCGTCGGCGGGGTTGTCGCAAGGGTCTTCCGGCTCCACGGGGCTCGGGCTCGCTATCGTGCGCACGATCATGGAACTGCACGGCGGGTCCGTGCACGCGCAGAGCGATGCGCGGAGCACGCGGTTCGTGCTGACGTTCCGGCGCAGCGCGTGA
- a CDS encoding heavy metal response regulator transcription factor: MRILVIEDELKTAAYLKKGLEESGYAVDVANDGPQGLILALEEEYDVIVLDVMLPGMDGWGVVKTLRTTRTTPVLFLTARDDVDDRVRGLELGADDYLVKPFAFVELLARVRTLARRGPPRESELIKVGDLEMDVNRRRVKRGGTRIDLTPREFSLLQLLARRQGEVLSRTQIASYVWDMNFDSDTNVVEVAIRRLRTKIDDNFPVKLIHTVRGVGYVLELKDTA, encoded by the coding sequence ATGCGAATCCTGGTAATCGAGGACGAGCTGAAAACAGCGGCCTATCTGAAGAAAGGCCTGGAAGAATCCGGCTACGCGGTCGACGTGGCGAACGACGGCCCGCAAGGGCTGATCCTCGCCCTCGAAGAAGAGTACGACGTGATCGTGCTCGACGTGATGTTGCCCGGCATGGACGGCTGGGGCGTCGTCAAGACCTTGCGCACCACGCGCACCACGCCCGTGCTGTTCCTCACCGCGCGCGACGACGTGGACGACCGCGTGCGCGGCCTCGAACTCGGCGCGGACGATTACCTCGTCAAACCTTTTGCCTTCGTCGAACTGCTGGCCCGCGTGCGCACGCTGGCCCGCCGCGGGCCGCCGCGCGAAAGCGAACTGATCAAGGTGGGCGACCTGGAAATGGACGTGAACCGCCGGCGCGTGAAGCGCGGCGGCACGCGCATCGATCTCACGCCGCGTGAATTCTCGCTGCTGCAACTGCTCGCGCGGCGTCAGGGCGAAGTGCTGAGCCGCACGCAGATCGCGTCGTACGTGTGGGATATGAATTTCGACAGCGACACCAATGTGGTCGAAGTCGCGATCCGCCGCTTGCGCACCAAGATCGACGATAACTTTCCCGTCAAGCTGATTCACACCGTGCGCGGCGTGGGCTATGTGCTCGAACTGAAGGACACGGCCTGA